A genome region from Oryzias latipes chromosome 2, ASM223467v1 includes the following:
- the LOC105358119 gene encoding uncharacterized protein LOC105358119 isoform X2, with product MTLLLEIIFMFMLQFTGFSFEILYERVGDDAVLPCNIDRSSEQFYDVKWLIDRPDSEEISCKESVVQSSAGASRLSVSRNCSLLIRNITDEDAEKYICRLGNKKWIDYIDVYVYLNVLSISSSPSDVHGRVDLTCSFKSPLEASFFKENDIIWMNETGSQLSGKNPEFEVHKQTNCVSVLTVKHQRGNSKRFSCRFVDVDEVQIDAVYVLTVSKDPADVPPRGSGSVTFQCSLSRFDPTIPCRQNSFIWMNETGSQLSGDGVGLDCVSVLTVKHQSGNKKTFTCQFVEDDKVKTYAVYVLDFSYLSGHIFIIIFVAVVTVVLMFLGAVAALVYMSRRRTEGNEDQRTRTTRRTVAGDEDNL from the exons ATGACTCTACTACTGGAAATAATCTTTATGTTCATGCTTCAGTTTACAg GTTTCAGTTTTGAGATCCTCTATGAAAGGGTTGGAGATGACGCCGTTTTACCGTGTAATATTGATAGATCCTCCGAGCAATTCTATGATGTGAAATGGTTGATCGACAGACCGGATTCAGAAGAAATAAGCTGCAAGGAAAGTGTTGTCCAGAGTTCAGCTGGAGCTTCCAGGCTGAGTGTGAGCAGGAACTGCTCCCTGCTCATCAGAAACATCACCGATGAAGATGCTGAAAAATACATCTGTCGGCTCGGAAACAAGAAATGGATCGACTACATTGACGTCTACGTGTATCTGAATGTTTTGAGCA tCTCTTCGTCTCCTTCAGACGTTCATGGAAGAGTCGACCTAACATGCTCATTCAAAAGTCCTTTAGAAGCTTCATTCTTTAAGGAAAACGACAtcatctggatgaatgagaCGGGATCTCAACTGTCTGGTAAAAATCCTGAGTTTGAGgttcacaaacaaacaaactgtgtttctgttctGACTGTGAAACATCAGAGAGGAAACTCCAAAAGATTCAGCTGCCGGTTTGTTGATGTTGATGAAGTGCAGATAGATGCCGTCTACGTTCTCACAG tttctAAAGATCCAGCAGACGTTCCTCCCAGAGGAAGTGGAAGTGTCACATTCCAGTGTTCACTGAGTAGATTTGATCCAACTATTCCCTGTAGACAGAACAGcttcatctggatgaatgagaCGGGATCTCAGCTGTCTGGTGACGGAGTTGGGTTGGACTGTGTTTCTGTTCTGACTGTGAAACATCAGagtggaaacaaaaaaacattcacctGCCAGTTTGTTGAAGACGACAAAGTGAAGACATATGCTGTCTATGTTCTGGACTTTTcat ATCTTTCTGGtcacatcttcatcatcatctttgTAGCCGTGGTGACGGTGGTGTTGATGTTTCTGGGTGCGGTTGCTGCTCTGGTCTACATGTCCAGGAGGAGAACCGAAGGGAATGAGGACCAGAGAACTAGAACAA CGAGAAGAACTGTGGCTGGTGATGAAGACAACCTGTGA
- the LOC105358119 gene encoding vascular endothelial growth factor receptor 1-like isoform X1, translating into MTLLLEIIFMFMLQFTGFSFEILYERVGDDAVLPCNIDRSSEQFYDVKWLIDRPDSEEISCKESVVQSSAGASRLSVSRNCSLLIRNITDEDAEKYICRLGNKKWIDYIDVYVYLNVLSISSSPSDVHGRVDLTCSFKSPLEASFFKENDIIWMNETGSQLSGKNPEFEVHKQTNCVSVLTVKHQRGNSKRFSCRFVDVDEVQIDAVYVLTDISGQTKHLYHRVGDDVLLPCRTTSSSSSCSDVTWLYQKDPNTAFREEVHNGSVVQTSARVGSDCSLLIRNITNEDAGRFLCRLGNKNKFEAYLNILSISKDPADVPPRGSGSVTFQCSLSRFDPTIPCRQNSFIWMNETGSQLSGDGVGLDCVSVLTVKHQSGNKKTFTCQFVEDDKVKTYAVYVLDFSYLSGHIFIIIFVAVVTVVLMFLGAVAALVYMSRRRTEGNEDQRTRTTRRTVAGDEDNL; encoded by the exons ATGACTCTACTACTGGAAATAATCTTTATGTTCATGCTTCAGTTTACAg GTTTCAGTTTTGAGATCCTCTATGAAAGGGTTGGAGATGACGCCGTTTTACCGTGTAATATTGATAGATCCTCCGAGCAATTCTATGATGTGAAATGGTTGATCGACAGACCGGATTCAGAAGAAATAAGCTGCAAGGAAAGTGTTGTCCAGAGTTCAGCTGGAGCTTCCAGGCTGAGTGTGAGCAGGAACTGCTCCCTGCTCATCAGAAACATCACCGATGAAGATGCTGAAAAATACATCTGTCGGCTCGGAAACAAGAAATGGATCGACTACATTGACGTCTACGTGTATCTGAATGTTTTGAGCA tCTCTTCGTCTCCTTCAGACGTTCATGGAAGAGTCGACCTAACATGCTCATTCAAAAGTCCTTTAGAAGCTTCATTCTTTAAGGAAAACGACAtcatctggatgaatgagaCGGGATCTCAACTGTCTGGTAAAAATCCTGAGTTTGAGgttcacaaacaaacaaactgtgtttctgttctGACTGTGAAACATCAGAGAGGAAACTCCAAAAGATTCAGCTGCCGGTTTGTTGATGTTGATGAAGTGCAGATAGATGCCGTCTACGTTCTCACAG ACATCAGTGGACAAACTAAACATCTCTATCACAGAGTTGGAGATGACGTCCTTTTACCTTGTAGAActacatcctcctcttcctcatgttCTGATGTTACCTGGCTGTACCAGAAAGATCCAAATACAGCATTTAGAGAAGAAGTACACAATGGAAGTGTTGTCCAGACTTCAGCTAGAGTGGGCAGTGACTGCTCTCTGCTCATCAGAAACATCACTAATGAAGATGCTGGTCGATTTCTCTGTCGGCTCGGGAACAAGAATAAGTTTGAGGCGTATCTTAATATTTTGAGCA tttctAAAGATCCAGCAGACGTTCCTCCCAGAGGAAGTGGAAGTGTCACATTCCAGTGTTCACTGAGTAGATTTGATCCAACTATTCCCTGTAGACAGAACAGcttcatctggatgaatgagaCGGGATCTCAGCTGTCTGGTGACGGAGTTGGGTTGGACTGTGTTTCTGTTCTGACTGTGAAACATCAGagtggaaacaaaaaaacattcacctGCCAGTTTGTTGAAGACGACAAAGTGAAGACATATGCTGTCTATGTTCTGGACTTTTcat ATCTTTCTGGtcacatcttcatcatcatctttgTAGCCGTGGTGACGGTGGTGTTGATGTTTCTGGGTGCGGTTGCTGCTCTGGTCTACATGTCCAGGAGGAGAACCGAAGGGAATGAGGACCAGAGAACTAGAACAA CGAGAAGAACTGTGGCTGGTGATGAAGACAACCTGTGA